From the genome of Candidatus Edwardsbacteria bacterium:
TTGGAATTTATTCCGCCGAAAACTTTGTATTATTTATCGCCACAAATAATACAACAGGAATCCCAATAGAACTATACCGCTCGAGGCCGGCAGCAGGTAGCGGTAGACCTGGCCCCAATTAGCCTTGAAATATTCCCGGGTCAGGGCCAGGCACAGATGGCTGGGGGAGATCAGCAGCCCGGGCAGTTGGAGAGAATGGGCAAAGTGAAGATAAAATGCAAGAAGGAATTGCAGGCTATGGCCTCGGTAGATTTTATTCTATCCTGTATTTTTTTACAAATTCATTCCAATTTATTATACCAACAACATTGGGCGTTGAAACAGCAATGTATTTACCGCATGGTGACC
Proteins encoded in this window:
- a CDS encoding DUF401 family protein, with the translated sequence MYRGHSLQFLLAFYLHFAHSLQLPGLLISPSHLCLALTREYFKANWGQVYRYLLPASSGIVLLGFLLYYLWR